One Ignavibacterium sp. DNA segment encodes these proteins:
- a CDS encoding site-specific integrase, protein MKVPVVKLVPVRRKNKISYQLDYNLNGKRIREIVAHNKRDAELIRADRQQKLTLGIHGIYPAQSKIISLKELIAQYLNTKSGIVRKTTYSRYKNYFDGFEKFMYKYFSPACENIILISSKYLQACFNRLTNEPVNKKKPWHKNTVNILRDLLIEMFNNAIKEKYIDTNPASETVPFKVPKTNTVKYYTDDQLKVIWENLDPYWVPIFKFYVYTGLRKKELINLTWDNVSMDENNPTMTIISTDEFQTKSGKIHTIRMTKTAFEILKQQVGKHSRYVFVNEKGKKIRQATPNEKLNKVLSKTDFKGTIHMLRHTFGANFVMKIGSYHELMNFLSHSDLESTKIYAHFSPDYMRETAEKLDKIQNGN, encoded by the coding sequence ATGAAAGTACCTGTTGTAAAACTAGTTCCAGTAAGGCGCAAAAATAAAATATCATATCAGCTTGATTATAACCTAAATGGAAAAAGAATAAGAGAAATTGTTGCTCACAATAAAAGAGATGCTGAATTAATAAGAGCGGATAGGCAACAAAAACTTACATTAGGAATTCATGGCATTTATCCTGCTCAATCAAAGATCATTTCCTTAAAAGAACTGATAGCTCAGTATTTAAATACTAAATCAGGTATTGTTCGAAAAACAACTTATAGTAGATACAAAAATTATTTTGATGGATTTGAAAAGTTTATGTATAAATATTTTTCTCCAGCATGTGAAAATATTATACTAATATCTTCAAAATATTTGCAGGCGTGTTTTAATAGATTAACCAATGAACCAGTTAATAAGAAGAAGCCATGGCATAAAAATACTGTTAATATACTCCGAGATTTATTGATTGAAATGTTTAATAATGCTATTAAGGAGAAATATATTGATACCAATCCAGCATCTGAAACTGTTCCCTTTAAAGTGCCAAAGACAAACACTGTTAAATATTATACTGATGATCAGCTAAAAGTAATCTGGGAAAATCTTGATCCATACTGGGTTCCAATCTTTAAATTTTATGTCTATACAGGTTTGCGCAAAAAGGAACTAATAAATTTAACATGGGATAATGTTTCCATGGATGAAAATAATCCTACGATGACTATTATCTCTACAGATGAATTTCAAACTAAATCGGGAAAAATACACACAATTCGAATGACTAAAACTGCCTTTGAAATATTGAAACAACAAGTTGGTAAACACTCTCGCTATGTATTTGTGAATGAAAAGGGCAAGAAAATCCGCCAAGCCACTCCTAATGAAAAGCTAAATAAAGTATTGTCTAAAACTGATTTTAAAGGGACCATTCATATGCTCAGACATACGTTTGGAGCTAATTTTGTTATGAAGATTGGTAGTTACCATGAGCTGATGAATTTCTTATCTCATTCCGACTTAGAATCAACAAAAATTTATGCTCACTTTTCACCTGATTACATGAGAGAAACGGCAGAGAAACTAGATAAAATTCAGAATGGCAACTAA
- a CDS encoding glutamine--tRNA ligase/YqeY domain fusion protein, giving the protein MENNLSNKNDSSKSKSKNFIYEIIDEDLKTNKWNGRVHTRFPPEPNGYLHIGHAKSICLNSGIARDYNGKFNLRFDDTNPTKEDQEYVDSIIEDVKWLGGDFEDRVFYASDYFEQMFQWAVKLIKKGKAYVDDSDPETMRGLRGTITEAGKESPNRNRSIDENLNLFERMKNGEFKNGEKVLRAKIDMSSPNMLLRDPVMYRIIHSEHHRTGNRWCIYPTYDWAHGLEDSIEGITHSICTLEFEVHRPLYDWFLKELEIYHPQQIEFARLNLTYTVMSKRKLLELVEQKFVDGWDDPRMPTISGYRRRGYTPEAIQNFAEIIGVAKRDAMTDVALLEFAVREDLNKKVQRIMAVLDPLKVVITNYNGQELLEAVNNPEDASMGHRKISFSKEIYIEKNDFMENPIKGFHRLAPGAEVRLRYAYIIKCDEVIKNDKGDIVQLNCSYDPDTRSGTGTSTKKVKGTIHWVNVRDAVNCEVRLYDRLFTVEDPSGVKEKDYRDLVNPESLKIISNAKLEPFVQNFKPGEKFQFERLGYFCIDTKFTDSSKLVFNRTVTLKDTWAKTVNKK; this is encoded by the coding sequence ATGGAAAACAACTTATCAAATAAAAATGATTCATCGAAATCAAAATCTAAAAACTTTATCTATGAAATAATTGATGAAGATCTGAAAACAAATAAATGGAATGGGAGAGTTCATACCAGATTTCCACCTGAACCAAACGGATATCTTCATATTGGGCATGCTAAATCAATTTGTCTTAATTCCGGAATTGCCCGTGATTATAACGGTAAATTTAATTTAAGATTTGATGATACAAATCCTACCAAAGAAGATCAGGAATATGTTGATTCAATTATTGAAGATGTAAAATGGCTCGGCGGAGATTTTGAAGACAGAGTTTTCTATGCTTCAGATTATTTTGAGCAGATGTTTCAATGGGCAGTAAAGCTAATTAAAAAAGGCAAAGCTTATGTTGATGATTCTGATCCGGAAACTATGCGAGGTCTGAGAGGTACTATCACTGAAGCTGGAAAAGAAAGTCCGAACCGTAATCGTTCTATTGATGAAAATCTAAATTTATTCGAAAGAATGAAAAACGGCGAGTTTAAGAATGGTGAAAAAGTCCTTCGTGCAAAGATTGATATGTCATCACCCAATATGCTTTTACGAGATCCTGTAATGTATAGAATTATTCATTCTGAACATCATAGAACTGGAAATAGATGGTGTATTTATCCAACTTATGATTGGGCGCATGGGTTAGAAGATTCAATAGAAGGGATTACTCACTCTATCTGTACACTCGAATTTGAAGTTCATAGACCATTGTATGATTGGTTCTTAAAAGAATTGGAAATTTATCATCCGCAGCAAATTGAATTTGCCAGATTAAACCTGACTTATACAGTTATGAGTAAAAGAAAATTACTTGAGCTTGTTGAACAAAAATTTGTTGATGGATGGGATGACCCAAGAATGCCGACTATTTCAGGTTACAGAAGAAGAGGCTATACACCTGAGGCAATTCAGAACTTTGCAGAAATAATCGGTGTAGCAAAGCGTGATGCGATGACCGATGTTGCATTACTTGAGTTTGCTGTCCGTGAAGATCTAAATAAAAAAGTTCAAAGAATAATGGCTGTTCTTGATCCATTAAAAGTTGTAATCACTAATTATAACGGTCAGGAACTATTGGAAGCAGTTAATAATCCTGAAGATGCTTCGATGGGACATCGTAAGATTAGTTTTTCAAAGGAAATTTATATTGAAAAAAATGACTTTATGGAAAATCCAATTAAAGGTTTCCATCGTTTGGCTCCGGGTGCTGAAGTAAGATTACGCTATGCATATATTATTAAATGTGATGAAGTTATAAAAAATGATAAAGGAGATATAGTTCAGCTTAACTGCAGTTATGATCCTGATACCAGAAGCGGAACAGGAACAAGTACAAAAAAAGTTAAAGGCACAATCCACTGGGTTAATGTTAGAGATGCAGTAAACTGTGAAGTGAGATTGTATGACCGTTTGTTTACTGTTGAAGATCCCTCAGGCGTAAAAGAAAAAGATTACAGAGATTTAGTGAATCCTGAATCGCTTAAAATAATCTCAAATGCTAAGCTTGAACCCTTTGTCCAAAATTTTAAACCTGGAGAAAAGTTTCAGTTTGAAAGACTGGGATATTTTTGTATTGATACAAAATTCACTGATAGCTCAAAATTAGTTTTCAACAGAACAGTAACTTTAAAAGATACCTGGGCTAAAACTGTAAATAAAAAATAG
- a CDS encoding SatD family protein → MPQNKNPKLYSVITGDIIKSSKLSIEMHKKLVKVLRNCSREVLKVFPGALKYEPELFRGDSWQLLIQKPEKALSIALFYRAYLKANLMVNKIDARMAVSVGTVDYIESSVGVGDAYKISGKALDKKGKRKIKFVSEILKNPEVIDLIIYNSDFISSRWTRNQSKIILLALQDYDQNKIALKLKISQQAVSKQLDSAGWNIISNNIEFFISVLLSDNRNII, encoded by the coding sequence ATGCCGCAGAATAAAAATCCAAAATTATATTCAGTGATTACAGGAGATATTATCAAGTCTTCAAAACTGAGTATAGAGATGCACAAAAAACTTGTAAAAGTTTTAAGAAATTGTTCAAGAGAAGTATTGAAGGTTTTTCCCGGTGCACTTAAATACGAGCCTGAATTATTCCGTGGTGATAGCTGGCAATTATTAATTCAAAAACCTGAAAAGGCTTTAAGTATTGCTCTGTTTTATCGTGCATATTTAAAAGCCAATTTGATGGTTAATAAAATTGATGCAAGAATGGCAGTATCTGTTGGTACAGTCGATTATATTGAATCTTCTGTTGGCGTGGGAGATGCGTATAAGATTTCCGGAAAAGCTTTGGATAAAAAGGGTAAACGCAAGATTAAATTTGTGTCGGAGATTCTAAAGAATCCTGAAGTTATTGATTTAATTATTTATAACTCAGATTTTATTTCGTCAAGGTGGACAAGGAACCAGAGTAAAATTATTCTACTTGCCCTGCAAGATTATGATCAGAATAAAATTGCTCTTAAACTAAAAATATCACAACAAGCAGTTTCTAAACAATTGGATTCAGCAGGCTGGAATATTATTTCTAATAATATTGAGTTCTTTATTAGTGTTTTATTAAGCGACAACAGGAATATTATCTGA
- a CDS encoding DUF3307 domain-containing protein, which produces MKTEFIQILIPLLAAHFLGDFIFQTDKDVRNKKSYLIFGKHIIIVTILSYILAGVWNSLLIPIIILLSHLIIDSLKKSFKNDSLLLFGLDQSAHYLVIILLSFYLSDKIKTEYINLYWNNLFGNNYLRLLTIVTSIILVTKFSGIIISYIIKPFQIKIFKDENNNKDEINTGRVIGYLERFAILILFLANLPTIVGFLITAKSILRYGEIKNNNDKVLVEYVLIGTLLSFAIGITIALLAIETLNLLS; this is translated from the coding sequence ATGAAAACAGAGTTTATTCAAATATTGATACCTTTATTGGCTGCACACTTCCTCGGTGATTTTATATTTCAAACTGATAAGGATGTAAGGAATAAAAAAAGCTATCTGATATTTGGGAAACATATTATCATTGTAACAATCCTGAGCTACATTCTGGCTGGCGTATGGAATAGTTTATTAATACCAATTATAATATTACTCTCACATCTTATTATTGATTCCCTAAAAAAATCATTTAAGAATGATTCTTTATTATTGTTTGGGCTTGATCAATCAGCTCATTATTTAGTGATAATATTATTATCATTTTATTTAAGTGATAAAATTAAAACTGAATACATAAATCTATACTGGAATAATTTATTTGGGAATAATTATCTGAGATTATTAACAATTGTAACTTCGATTATCCTGGTAACAAAATTCAGCGGTATAATAATCAGTTATATAATAAAGCCTTTCCAAATAAAAATATTTAAAGATGAAAACAACAATAAAGATGAAATAAATACCGGTAGAGTTATAGGATATTTAGAACGGTTTGCTATTTTGATTTTATTCCTTGCAAATCTTCCAACCATAGTTGGTTTTTTAATTACTGCTAAATCAATTTTAAGGTATGGCGAGATAAAAAATAATAACGATAAGGTTTTGGTAGAGTATGTTTTAATTGGGACACTTTTAAGTTTTGCAATCGGGATTACCATTGCTCTGCTTGCTATTGAAACACTAAACTTACTTTCTTAA
- the gltX gene encoding glutamate--tRNA ligase — protein MISETIRVRFAPSPTGYLHVGGLRTALYNYLFAKKNNGTFVLRIEDTDRNRYVEGAVENLIKALKWAGLQFDEGPEIGGSFKPYLQSERLEIYKKYSDELLLKGKAYYCFCTPERLQILREEQEKQKLPQSKYDKHCLHLSKEEIEKNLSSGIPKVIRLNVESNQVIKFDDVIREHVEFESNNVDDQVLIKSDGYPTYHLANVVDDHLMKITHVIRGEEWLSSTPKHVLLYDAFGWERPVFAHLPLLLNPDRSKLSKRQGDVAVEDYRDKGFLKEALINFVALLGWNAGDDKEFYYLDQLIDSFSLERVNKAGAVFDLQKLNWLNAEHLRKKANSDLITMLKEELHKSRYKDQSFSDNYLLLIIEAMKERVSFVKDFIDNCTYFYEPPKEYEQKSIDKNWKPETPDHLKKLKSEFENLTNPTKEDFEYALSKTSEELNVGKGKLIHPLRLAVSGQSTGPGMFDLLFILGKDEVIKRIDKAIENISL, from the coding sequence ATGATTAGTGAAACTATACGAGTTCGATTTGCACCTAGTCCAACTGGATATTTACATGTTGGTGGATTGCGGACTGCTTTATATAATTATTTATTTGCAAAAAAAAACAACGGAACTTTTGTTTTAAGAATTGAAGATACTGATAGGAACCGTTATGTTGAAGGTGCTGTAGAGAATCTTATAAAAGCTCTTAAATGGGCTGGATTACAGTTTGATGAAGGACCTGAAATCGGAGGAAGTTTTAAACCTTACCTGCAGTCAGAAAGACTTGAGATTTATAAGAAATACTCCGATGAACTGTTACTAAAAGGAAAAGCATATTATTGTTTTTGCACCCCTGAAAGGCTGCAGATATTAAGAGAAGAACAGGAAAAACAAAAACTCCCTCAGTCAAAATATGATAAACATTGTCTCCATCTGTCAAAAGAAGAAATCGAAAAAAATCTTTCATCAGGTATTCCAAAAGTTATAAGATTAAATGTCGAATCAAATCAAGTAATTAAATTTGATGATGTAATCCGTGAACATGTTGAGTTTGAAAGCAATAATGTTGATGATCAGGTTTTAATTAAAAGCGATGGCTACCCTACTTATCATCTTGCAAATGTTGTAGATGATCATTTGATGAAAATTACTCATGTTATCCGCGGTGAAGAATGGCTATCTTCAACTCCAAAACATGTTTTACTTTATGATGCTTTTGGTTGGGAGAGACCGGTTTTTGCTCACCTGCCACTACTATTAAATCCCGATCGATCCAAGCTTTCTAAAAGACAAGGCGATGTTGCAGTTGAAGATTATCGTGATAAAGGATTTTTGAAAGAAGCTCTTATCAACTTTGTTGCTTTGCTCGGCTGGAATGCCGGCGATGACAAAGAGTTTTATTATTTGGATCAACTGATTGATAGTTTTTCATTGGAAAGAGTTAATAAAGCAGGAGCAGTTTTCGATCTTCAGAAATTAAATTGGCTCAATGCAGAGCATTTACGCAAAAAAGCCAACAGTGATTTAATTACAATGCTGAAAGAAGAGCTTCATAAATCCAGATATAAAGATCAAAGTTTTTCTGATAACTACCTGTTACTGATTATTGAAGCAATGAAAGAACGCGTATCTTTTGTAAAAGACTTTATAGATAACTGCACATATTTTTATGAACCTCCAAAGGAGTATGAACAAAAATCTATTGATAAAAACTGGAAACCGGAAACTCCTGACCATCTTAAAAAACTAAAAAGTGAATTTGAGAATCTGACTAATCCAACAAAAGAAGATTTTGAATACGCCCTTAGTAAAACTTCTGAAGAACTTAATGTTGGGAAAGGCAAACTTATCCATCCATTACGATTAGCTGTATCCGGACAAAGCACTGGTCCAGGAATGTTTGATCTGCTGTTTATACTTGGTAAAGATGAAGTGATTAAAAGAATAGATAAAGCGATAGAAAATATTTCTCTATGA
- a CDS encoding response regulator, protein MQSSKIDFLSKYNELIQAAVRSAADFPGKLCDFLVKEFELEATALFKLKSNGSLEVIGKSLTSKKTLTNEVQINCPNCANLTAKQQFQRFTIQSNCAFNITDHLMNEGCVLFNLGDGQIALLKIAKKSSFTQSDSDNIELISEGIKNLIKLWIGSKGNLNNSLSSIIAGIAQELRTPTNSIMGFASLLNEENLSPSQTEYVGTLKDNAFELLSVINDLIDLSKLESGITKINFTNTNFRDYLNEIISLFSSKIDKSRIEFLFEIDKNIPDNIKIDTQKLRYVLLNIITNSVRLTEHGKISIIASAPTNKKLVFRITDTSQGLNAKKTTEFFQPFAMNELQISKFGNLTGLGLTLTRKYIEFLNGDISISSGIGKGITYTISVSAEIGSTIESQLSGLPKPIGTKNKVLVVEDDYATSKLLSNYLTKWGYEPTIVNSAQQAMRIVETQQYLAVIMDIILPDANGFELLKQFRESPITKHIPIIVCSVEAEQQKAFMMGAVEYFVKPINYKYLVEVLTSYRLKKDSNILVVDDDIPTLNLIKEAVEQAGFNAIAEHQSSKVIGMIENLNLDLAIIDLDMPVVNGFDLIKMIKSNKSFSKLPIIIYTGKETYQDDLKKIDGLFSDLLHKSSSNIEDLAETVSAFINRYDEPATPDEVKKNKDTVKILLVEDYKHSQIIVTRLLKKNNFESIVVVENGLQAYEQVQEQKYDLILMDMQMPVMNGFEATQKIRELDDYKDTPIIALTAFAMKGDREKCLEAGATDYIPKPIDSQEFIEKVRYYTENKITKD, encoded by the coding sequence ATGCAAAGTTCAAAAATTGATTTTTTAAGTAAATACAACGAATTAATACAAGCAGCTGTTCGCTCTGCCGCAGATTTCCCCGGAAAGCTTTGTGATTTTCTTGTAAAAGAATTTGAATTAGAAGCAACAGCATTGTTCAAATTAAAAAGTAATGGCAGCCTGGAAGTAATCGGAAAATCATTAACATCTAAGAAAACATTAACTAATGAAGTTCAGATCAATTGTCCGAATTGCGCAAATTTAACTGCCAAACAACAGTTCCAGCGTTTTACTATACAATCCAACTGCGCTTTTAATATTACAGATCATTTAATGAATGAAGGTTGTGTGCTTTTTAATCTTGGTGATGGTCAAATCGCTTTGTTAAAAATTGCAAAGAAATCTTCTTTTACACAAAGTGATTCTGATAATATTGAGCTGATAAGCGAAGGAATAAAAAATCTTATTAAACTCTGGATCGGCAGTAAAGGAAATCTTAATAATTCTTTAAGCTCAATTATAGCTGGTATAGCTCAGGAATTGAGAACCCCAACTAATAGCATAATGGGTTTTGCCTCATTACTTAATGAAGAAAATCTTTCACCTTCACAGACAGAATATGTTGGAACTTTAAAGGATAATGCTTTTGAACTTCTTTCGGTAATAAACGATTTGATTGATCTGAGTAAACTTGAAAGCGGAATAACCAAAATAAATTTTACAAATACAAACTTCAGAGATTACTTAAATGAGATCATATCATTGTTTAGCTCGAAGATTGATAAATCCAGAATAGAATTTTTATTTGAAATAGATAAAAACATTCCTGATAACATAAAGATCGATACTCAAAAACTCAGATATGTTCTGCTTAACATTATAACTAACTCTGTTAGATTGACAGAACATGGTAAAATTTCAATAATAGCTTCTGCTCCCACAAATAAAAAACTGGTTTTCAGAATAACTGATACAAGTCAGGGTCTTAATGCTAAAAAAACTACCGAATTCTTTCAACCTTTTGCAATGAATGAATTACAGATATCTAAGTTTGGTAATTTAACAGGACTTGGTTTGACTCTTACCAGAAAGTATATAGAATTTTTAAATGGTGATATCAGTATTTCGAGTGGTATTGGAAAAGGAATTACTTATACTATTTCAGTTTCGGCAGAAATTGGCAGCACAATAGAAAGTCAGCTTTCAGGTTTACCAAAGCCAATCGGTACCAAAAATAAAGTACTGGTAGTTGAAGATGATTATGCTACATCTAAACTGCTAAGTAATTACCTGACCAAATGGGGTTATGAACCTACAATTGTAAATTCAGCACAGCAAGCAATGAGGATTGTTGAAACTCAGCAGTACTTAGCTGTAATAATGGACATAATCCTGCCAGATGCAAATGGATTTGAACTTTTAAAACAATTTAGAGAAAGCCCGATTACCAAGCATATACCTATAATAGTCTGCTCTGTTGAAGCAGAACAGCAAAAAGCTTTTATGATGGGTGCTGTTGAATATTTTGTTAAACCGATCAATTATAAATATCTCGTTGAAGTCTTAACAAGTTATCGGCTGAAGAAAGATTCAAATATTCTCGTTGTTGATGATGACATTCCTACATTAAATCTGATTAAAGAAGCTGTAGAACAAGCAGGATTTAATGCGATTGCAGAACATCAGTCATCAAAAGTTATTGGTATGATTGAAAATCTTAATCTTGATCTTGCAATTATTGATCTTGATATGCCCGTTGTTAATGGTTTTGATCTTATAAAAATGATAAAATCAAATAAGAGCTTTTCTAAACTACCTATTATTATTTATACAGGTAAAGAAACTTATCAGGATGATCTGAAGAAAATAGATGGATTATTTTCTGATCTGCTCCACAAGAGCAGTTCTAATATTGAAGATCTGGCAGAAACAGTTAGCGCGTTTATAAACAGATACGATGAACCGGCAACTCCCGATGAAGTTAAAAAAAACAAGGATACCGTAAAAATACTTTTAGTAGAAGATTACAAACACTCACAAATTATTGTTACCAGATTGTTGAAGAAAAATAATTTTGAATCAATTGTTGTTGTTGAAAATGGATTGCAGGCTTATGAACAAGTACAGGAACAAAAGTATGATCTTATTTTAATGGATATGCAAATGCCTGTAATGAATGGCTTTGAAGCAACACAAAAAATCAGGGAACTTGATGATTATAAAGATACACCTATAATTGCCTTAACTGCATTTGCTATGAAAGGTGATCGTGAAAAATGTCTTGAAGCTGGAGCAACTGATTATATACCAAAACCAATTGACAGCCAGGAATTTATTGAAAAGGTCAGGTATTATACTGAAAACAAAATTACCAAAGATTAG
- a CDS encoding NUDIX pyrophosphatase, protein MKIISNLIEAHIFRVNKGKLEFLALKRSPEQNYPNLWQMVSGKIKKNETAYQSALREIKEETGLRPEKLWIAPTVNSFYSPDNDYICLLPVFAAKVKYNSKVKISNEHTEYKWVSPEQAKKLYAWEGQRKSIDVIVDYLLNRNSFLNFIEITL, encoded by the coding sequence ATGAAGATTATATCAAACTTAATTGAAGCACATATTTTCAGAGTTAATAAAGGTAAACTTGAATTTCTTGCGCTTAAAAGATCACCGGAACAAAACTATCCTAATTTGTGGCAAATGGTTTCCGGAAAGATCAAAAAAAACGAAACTGCATATCAATCTGCACTTAGGGAAATAAAAGAAGAAACAGGATTAAGACCAGAGAAACTTTGGATTGCCCCAACTGTAAATTCTTTTTACTCACCGGATAATGATTATATCTGTTTGCTGCCTGTTTTTGCTGCTAAAGTTAAATATAACAGCAAAGTTAAAATAAGTAATGAACATACTGAATATAAATGGGTCAGCCCTGAGCAAGCTAAAAAATTATATGCCTGGGAAGGTCAAAGAAAATCTATTGATGTAATTGTTGATTATCTGCTTAATAGAAATTCGTTTCTGAACTTTATTGAGATTACTCTTTAG
- a CDS encoding PfkB family carbohydrate kinase, which translates to MGLLVVGSLGLDTVITPFDKIEEALGGSASYISLAASYFGGPIEFVGVVGSDFPKEYIKIIEDHDVDTEGLQIVEGGKTFRWTGKYHYDLNVRDTLLTELNVFEKFDPVIPDNFKKSKFICLGNIDPVLQSRVLDQMEDPQFVVCDTMNFWIEGKKDDLLKLLKRVDVLIINDSEARLLAHEPNLIRAARMIRGLGPKILIIKKGEHGALLFVEDIVFSAPAYPMETIFDPTGAGDSFAGGFIGYLYKTRSLSPDSLKRAVIYGSTMASFCVEKFSTKGLEELSNLQIQDRFREFMTLSRFDEQE; encoded by the coding sequence TTGGGCTTATTAGTAGTTGGGTCACTCGGTTTAGATACTGTAATAACACCGTTCGATAAAATTGAAGAAGCTTTGGGCGGATCAGCTTCTTATATTTCTCTTGCTGCAAGTTATTTTGGCGGACCTATTGAGTTCGTTGGCGTTGTTGGCAGTGATTTTCCTAAAGAGTACATAAAAATCATTGAAGACCATGATGTGGATACTGAAGGATTACAGATTGTAGAAGGCGGTAAAACTTTTCGGTGGACTGGGAAATATCATTACGATTTAAATGTACGCGATACTCTTTTAACCGAGTTGAATGTATTTGAGAAATTTGATCCGGTTATACCAGACAATTTTAAAAAATCTAAATTTATATGTCTTGGCAATATTGATCCCGTATTACAATCAAGAGTTTTAGATCAAATGGAAGATCCGCAGTTTGTTGTTTGTGATACAATGAATTTTTGGATCGAAGGGAAAAAGGATGACTTATTAAAGCTTTTAAAAAGAGTTGATGTACTGATTATTAATGACAGTGAAGCAAGATTGCTCGCTCACGAACCAAATTTAATTCGTGCAGCAAGAATGATCAGAGGACTCGGTCCAAAAATTTTAATTATTAAAAAAGGTGAACACGGTGCACTTCTGTTTGTTGAAGACATAGTTTTTTCTGCTCCTGCTTATCCTATGGAAACTATTTTTGATCCAACTGGTGCAGGAGATTCGTTTGCAGGCGGATTCATTGGTTACCTCTATAAAACACGCAGTCTCTCACCTGATAGCTTAAAGCGTGCTGTTATTTACGGAAGTACTATGGCATCTTTCTGTGTAGAGAAATTCAGTACAAAAGGTCTCGAAGAATTATCTAACTTGCAAATACAAGATCGCTTTAGAGAATTTATGACTCTTTCCAGATTTGATGAACAAGAATAG
- the mtnA gene encoding S-methyl-5-thioribose-1-phosphate isomerase codes for MMNNYYAIKFSEESFSYLDQTKLPLQEVYIKTDDYERIATAIERLELRGAPLIGISAAFALALSFKGITSNHKNHFEKVYNRLASTRPTAVNLFYALDRMRKTFEIISDYSNVYQILIKEAKAIFDYEEHCSKRISEIGANIFIKKSNILTHCNTGSLAAAGFGTAFAIIKKGFDDGFIKHVFVDETRPLLQGLRLTTYELIKNGIPFTVQTDSMAAVLMQQGKVDLVLTGADRIALNGDSANKIGTYNLAVLCNFHNIPFYIAAPSTTIDRNIATGNEIEIEYRNGSEILSLDGKQITDPGLQTFSPAFDVTPAHLINGIITEEDFYSFPYNFIR; via the coding sequence ATGATGAATAATTATTATGCAATAAAATTTTCAGAAGAAAGTTTTTCATATTTGGATCAAACAAAACTCCCGCTGCAGGAAGTTTATATTAAAACTGACGATTATGAAAGAATTGCAACAGCAATCGAAAGATTAGAATTACGAGGTGCACCTTTAATCGGAATTTCTGCAGCATTTGCATTAGCACTTTCATTCAAAGGAATTACTTCTAATCATAAAAACCATTTTGAAAAAGTTTATAATAGATTAGCCTCAACAAGACCGACAGCAGTTAATCTTTTTTATGCATTGGATAGAATGAGAAAAACTTTTGAAATTATTTCTGATTATTCAAATGTATATCAAATACTGATTAAGGAAGCAAAAGCAATTTTTGATTATGAAGAACATTGCTCTAAAAGAATATCTGAGATTGGTGCTAATATTTTCATTAAAAAATCCAATATACTGACGCATTGCAATACAGGTTCGCTTGCAGCTGCCGGATTTGGAACAGCATTCGCAATTATTAAAAAAGGATTTGATGATGGATTTATCAAACATGTCTTTGTTGATGAAACAAGACCTTTGCTGCAGGGTTTGCGCTTAACAACTTATGAGCTTATAAAAAACGGAATTCCATTTACGGTTCAGACTGATTCAATGGCTGCGGTTTTAATGCAGCAGGGTAAGGTTGATTTGGTTTTGACAGGAGCTGATAGAATTGCGCTTAATGGTGATAGTGCTAACAAAATAGGTACCTACAATCTGGCAGTGCTATGTAATTTTCATAATATTCCGTTTTATATTGCTGCCCCTTCAACTACAATTGATAGAAATATTGCAACTGGAAATGAAATAGAAATTGAATACAGAAACGGATCTGAAATATTGTCTTTAGATGGTAAGCAAATTACTGATCCGGGTTTGCAGACTTTTTCACCTGCATTTGATGTAACTCCGGCACATCTTATAAATGGAATTATTACCGAAGAAGATTTTTATTCCTTCCCATATAATTTTATACGATGA